One stretch of Alcaligenes faecalis DNA includes these proteins:
- a CDS encoding 3-hydroxyacyl-CoA dehydrogenase/enoyl-CoA hydratase family protein: MGAQIAAHCVNAGIPVVLFDLPAREGPKNGIAIRAIANLRKMNPAPLGTPDLADLIEPANYEDNLDRLADCDLVIEAIAERLDWKQDLYRKIGPALNPNAIIASNTSGLSITSLADVLPEALRPRFCGVHFFNPPRYMSLVELIPTKYTQPELLDVLETFLVSQLGKGVVRAKDTPNFIGNRIGVFGILSVFEQARRFSLTYEQVDELTGTRLGRAKSGTYRTADVVGLDTLAHVIRTMQDQLPDDSFKAHFGLPSEVQGLIDAGALGQKTGAGFFRKKGREIQRFDAQQRDYVAADQKIDPDVAAILAVRDPAERLRQLRESDKPQAQFVWAVLRDTFHYSAIHLQDIADNARQLDLALKWGFGHKQGPFEIWQAAGWRQVAEWINQDIKDGKTLSSQPLPDWATRGPVWEAQGVHTAAGSWNPSQSRFEGRSDLPVYLRHIGTPLLVGEVESLETTTVFEDESVRCWTLPAPHPQDVLIVSFKTKMHTLSPGVVNGMFKAIELAEASYQALVVAQDGDPFSAGADLKAILPVFEKEGVAGVEPVERAMQDMVLRIRYAQVPVVAAVAGLALGGGCELAVHCAHRVAHFESYIGLVEVGVGLVPGAGGLAYSARRSAELQAMGAPDAPLLAYLKRFALAIASAQVSRSALDARQLGFLKESDTIVMNRQELVYVAVRQAQALASAGWRAPLPRRFPVAGRDGIATLKAQLVNMKEGGFISEYDFHIAEKVVTVICGGDVDPGSLVDEAWMMAQERQAFLELLNSPKTQERITGMLTTGKPVRN, from the coding sequence ATGGGCGCGCAAATTGCCGCCCATTGCGTGAATGCAGGCATACCAGTAGTTCTGTTTGATCTGCCCGCCCGCGAGGGGCCCAAAAATGGCATCGCCATCCGTGCCATTGCCAATCTGCGCAAAATGAATCCCGCTCCCTTGGGTACGCCAGACCTGGCTGACCTGATCGAGCCCGCCAACTACGAAGACAATCTGGACCGTCTGGCCGATTGCGATCTGGTGATCGAAGCCATTGCCGAGCGTCTGGACTGGAAACAGGACCTGTACCGCAAGATCGGGCCAGCACTGAACCCTAATGCCATCATCGCCAGCAACACGTCCGGCCTGTCCATCACTTCCCTGGCAGACGTTTTGCCGGAAGCGCTGCGCCCACGTTTTTGCGGCGTGCACTTTTTCAACCCACCACGCTACATGAGCCTGGTGGAGCTGATCCCCACCAAGTACACCCAGCCGGAGCTGCTGGATGTTCTGGAAACCTTCCTGGTATCGCAACTGGGCAAGGGCGTGGTTCGCGCCAAAGATACTCCCAACTTCATCGGTAACCGCATCGGTGTTTTTGGCATTCTGTCCGTGTTCGAACAGGCTCGCCGTTTCTCCCTGACTTACGAGCAGGTTGATGAATTGACGGGTACTCGCCTGGGTCGTGCCAAATCGGGTACTTACCGTACCGCCGACGTGGTTGGCCTGGACACCCTGGCACACGTGATCCGCACCATGCAGGATCAGTTGCCCGATGACAGCTTCAAGGCCCACTTTGGCCTGCCGTCAGAAGTGCAAGGCCTGATTGATGCAGGCGCTTTGGGTCAAAAGACCGGCGCCGGTTTCTTCCGCAAGAAGGGCCGCGAAATTCAGCGCTTTGACGCTCAACAGCGCGATTACGTCGCCGCTGACCAGAAGATCGACCCCGATGTCGCCGCCATTTTGGCCGTACGTGACCCGGCTGAGCGCCTGCGCCAGCTGCGCGAGTCCGACAAGCCTCAGGCTCAATTCGTGTGGGCTGTGCTGCGTGACACCTTCCACTACAGCGCGATTCATCTGCAAGACATTGCCGACAACGCACGTCAGCTGGATCTGGCCTTGAAATGGGGCTTTGGTCACAAGCAAGGCCCGTTCGAGATCTGGCAAGCTGCCGGATGGCGTCAGGTGGCCGAGTGGATCAACCAGGACATTAAAGACGGCAAGACACTAAGTAGCCAGCCGCTGCCAGACTGGGCGACTCGTGGTCCTGTGTGGGAAGCACAAGGCGTGCATACCGCTGCCGGTTCCTGGAATCCTTCGCAAAGCCGCTTTGAAGGCCGTAGCGATCTGCCTGTTTACCTGCGTCACATTGGCACACCTTTGCTGGTGGGCGAGGTTGAGTCTCTGGAAACCACGACGGTTTTTGAAGACGAATCGGTACGTTGCTGGACGCTACCTGCACCGCACCCACAAGATGTGCTGATCGTGTCCTTCAAGACCAAGATGCACACGTTGAGCCCTGGTGTGGTCAATGGCATGTTCAAGGCAATTGAATTGGCCGAAGCCTCGTATCAGGCTCTGGTTGTGGCCCAGGACGGTGATCCATTCTCCGCTGGCGCTGACCTGAAAGCCATCTTGCCCGTGTTCGAGAAAGAAGGCGTGGCTGGGGTTGAGCCTGTAGAACGCGCCATGCAGGACATGGTTCTGCGTATCCGTTACGCCCAGGTGCCTGTGGTGGCTGCTGTTGCCGGTCTGGCTCTGGGTGGTGGTTGCGAACTGGCCGTGCATTGCGCGCACCGAGTCGCTCACTTCGAGTCCTATATTGGTCTGGTTGAAGTGGGTGTGGGTCTGGTTCCAGGCGCAGGTGGTCTGGCTTACTCGGCTCGCCGCTCGGCTGAACTGCAAGCCATGGGTGCACCTGATGCCCCGCTGCTGGCTTACCTGAAGCGTTTTGCTCTGGCTATCGCCAGCGCCCAGGTGTCGCGCTCCGCTCTGGATGCCCGTCAGCTTGGCTTCCTGAAAGAGTCCGACACCATCGTCATGAACCGTCAGGAACTGGTTTACGTGGCCGTCCGTCAGGCACAGGCTCTGGCCAGCGCCGGTTGGCGTGCTCCATTGCCACGTCGCTTCCCGGTTGCCGGTCGCGATGGCATCGCCACGCTGAAAGCTCAACTGGTGAACATGAAAGAAGGTGGTTTCATCTCGGAATATGACTTCCATATTGCCGAGAAGGTCGTAACCGTGATCTGCGGGGGCGATGTGGATCCAGGCTCGCTGGTGGATGAAGCATGGATGATGGCGCAAGAGCGGCAGGCTTTCCTGGAGCTGCTCAATTCCCCCAAGACCCAGGAACGTATTACTGGGATGTTGACCACTGGCAAGCCAGTGCGTAACTAG
- the mlaD gene encoding outer membrane lipid asymmetry maintenance protein MlaD, whose amino-acid sequence MNREKTDFWVGLFVLLGLVALAFLALRAGNLSSFSFAKTYQVSAKFDNLGGLKPRAPIKASGVVVGRVGSIGFDNQDFKAVVTLDMDEHYKFPVDTSASILTSGLLGEQYIGLTAGGDDKDLQGGSTITYTQSAVVLEELISKFLYNTASKDGGSKSE is encoded by the coding sequence ATGAATCGCGAGAAAACCGATTTCTGGGTTGGCCTGTTTGTTTTGCTGGGGCTGGTCGCACTGGCATTCCTGGCCCTGCGTGCGGGTAACCTCAGTTCTTTTTCCTTTGCCAAAACCTACCAGGTATCGGCCAAGTTCGATAATCTGGGTGGCCTGAAACCACGTGCGCCCATCAAGGCCAGCGGTGTGGTCGTTGGCCGGGTCGGCTCCATTGGTTTTGACAATCAGGACTTCAAGGCCGTGGTCACCCTGGATATGGACGAGCACTACAAGTTTCCTGTCGATACCTCCGCCTCCATCCTGACGTCCGGCCTGCTGGGCGAACAGTACATTGGCCTGACGGCCGGTGGTGACGACAAGGACCTGCAAGGTGGCAGCACCATTACCTATACCCAAAGCGCGGTTGTGCTGGAAGAACTGATCAGCAAGTTCCTCTACAACACGGCCTCCAAGGACGGCGGCTCCAAATCGGAGTAA
- a CDS encoding chromate transporter, translated as MTRSQEAAPLSLSALFLIFARIGLTSFGGGLSGWLMREFVVQRRLMSQADFLSGLALSQALPGINVVNLSIWIGYRLLAGPGALVATLGMVLPPLLLAIFMLIGLEQLTGSTLVPQVMAGIAAAAIGLSLEMGVRSARSAATGVVPIAIMLAVFVGIFVMEWSLIPVILICAPLSVWYAWLQLGDSSVEQS; from the coding sequence ATGACCCGGTCTCAAGAAGCTGCCCCTTTATCCTTAAGCGCTCTGTTTCTGATCTTTGCCCGCATTGGCCTGACCAGCTTTGGCGGGGGCTTGAGTGGCTGGTTAATGCGCGAGTTTGTCGTCCAGCGACGCCTGATGAGTCAGGCAGACTTTCTGAGCGGCCTGGCCCTGTCCCAGGCTCTGCCCGGCATCAATGTAGTGAATCTCTCTATATGGATTGGTTACCGTCTGCTGGCCGGGCCTGGGGCTTTGGTTGCCACGCTGGGCATGGTGCTTCCCCCACTGCTCCTGGCCATTTTCATGCTGATTGGTCTGGAACAACTGACGGGCTCTACCCTGGTGCCTCAAGTCATGGCCGGGATTGCCGCCGCAGCCATCGGCCTGTCGCTTGAAATGGGCGTACGCTCGGCGCGCAGCGCAGCCACCGGAGTCGTGCCAATTGCGATCATGTTGGCGGTTTTTGTCGGCATTTTCGTCATGGAATGGAGCCTGATCCCCGTTATTCTGATCTGTGCGCCGCTGTCCGTCTGGTATGCCTGGCTACAACTTGGGGATTCATCGGTGGAGCAATCATGA
- a CDS encoding acetyl-CoA C-acyltransferase — protein sequence MTVQQAYIVAAKRTPIGKAPRGVFSSYRPDELLAEAIRGMLAEVPKLDPTAIEEVVAGCALPEGPQGFNVARISALLAGLPHTVAGMTVNRFCASGLSAIAIAADRIRTGQADIIVASGVESMSQVPVMGVNTTFSPEIFASDENYGIAYGMGLTAEEVARQWKVSREDQDAFALASHQKAVKAWESGEFTGEVLPVTVTRRQPNLSTQEISVKTQLVDRDEGPRPDTSLEVLGKLRPVFAARGSVTAGNSSQTSDGAGALLVVSERALREHNLTPLARFVTFSVRGVPPQIMGIGPKEAVPHALALAGLKQDQMDWIELNEAFAAQSLAVIRDLGLDPERVNPLGGAIAMGHPLGATGAMRAATVVHALQRRQLKYGMLTMCIGTGMGAAGIFERT from the coding sequence ATGACTGTACAACAAGCTTATATCGTCGCTGCCAAGCGTACGCCTATCGGAAAAGCACCTCGCGGTGTGTTTTCGTCCTACCGCCCTGACGAGCTCTTGGCGGAAGCCATTCGCGGCATGCTGGCCGAGGTACCCAAACTGGACCCAACCGCCATTGAAGAAGTGGTAGCCGGTTGCGCTCTGCCTGAAGGCCCACAAGGCTTTAACGTGGCGCGTATCTCTGCCTTGCTGGCAGGCCTGCCGCACACCGTGGCTGGTATGACCGTCAACCGTTTCTGCGCTTCGGGCTTGAGCGCCATTGCGATTGCTGCCGACCGTATCCGTACGGGTCAGGCAGATATCATTGTGGCTTCGGGCGTGGAGTCCATGAGCCAAGTGCCGGTGATGGGTGTGAACACCACGTTCAGCCCCGAGATCTTCGCCTCGGACGAGAACTACGGTATTGCCTACGGCATGGGCCTGACCGCTGAAGAAGTGGCGCGTCAGTGGAAAGTGTCCCGTGAAGATCAGGACGCGTTTGCCCTGGCTTCGCATCAGAAAGCCGTCAAGGCATGGGAATCGGGCGAGTTCACGGGCGAAGTTCTGCCTGTAACGGTGACACGTCGTCAACCGAACCTGAGCACTCAGGAAATCTCCGTAAAAACCCAATTGGTTGATCGTGACGAAGGTCCACGTCCTGATACCAGCCTGGAAGTGCTGGGCAAGCTGCGTCCCGTGTTTGCAGCACGTGGCTCGGTCACGGCAGGCAACAGCTCGCAGACGTCGGACGGGGCAGGAGCCTTGCTGGTTGTGTCCGAGCGCGCCCTGCGCGAGCACAACCTGACGCCGCTGGCCCGCTTCGTGACCTTCTCGGTCCGTGGTGTGCCTCCACAGATCATGGGCATCGGTCCTAAAGAAGCCGTGCCTCATGCGCTGGCCTTGGCTGGCCTGAAGCAAGATCAGATGGACTGGATCGAGCTGAACGAAGCCTTTGCTGCTCAATCTCTGGCGGTGATCCGTGATCTGGGCCTGGACCCCGAGCGCGTCAACCCGCTGGGTGGCGCTATTGCCATGGGCCACCCGCTGGGTGCAACTGGTGCCATGCGCGCTGCTACCGTGGTTCATGCCTTGCAGCGTCGTCAGCTGAAATACGGCATGCTCACCATGTGTATCGGTACAGGCATGGGCGCTGCCGGGATTTTCGAGCGCACATAA
- a CDS encoding VacJ family lipoprotein has product MNTTTRRSYSLPRGVRLSLIGASAALVAGCASVPNPNPQDPWEGMNRGIYAFNETVDGALIKPIAEGYNALTPQPARTCISNIFNNLGDAWSAVNSFLQGEHVDFFNTLGRVLFNSTMGLGGCIDVATMNGSKRIPNDFGVTLGVWGIKSGPYVVLPFFGPSTVRDGVARGTSFLEGFSSTGPIMAIKDVPVRNSIMGLWALDARAGVLDAEKLVNDIALDRYSFIRDAYLQRRHAMVQARRTGGDTSQDLPDYSDADE; this is encoded by the coding sequence ATGAATACAACAACTCGCCGCTCTTACTCCCTGCCTCGTGGAGTCCGTTTGAGCCTGATCGGTGCCAGTGCTGCGCTTGTAGCCGGTTGCGCCAGTGTGCCCAACCCCAATCCCCAGGACCCCTGGGAAGGCATGAACCGCGGCATCTACGCCTTTAATGAAACCGTGGACGGCGCGCTGATCAAACCGATTGCAGAAGGCTATAACGCACTGACCCCGCAGCCTGCACGCACATGTATTAGTAACATTTTCAACAACCTGGGCGATGCCTGGTCGGCCGTCAACAGCTTCCTGCAAGGCGAGCATGTTGACTTCTTCAACACCCTGGGTCGCGTACTGTTCAACTCCACCATGGGCCTGGGTGGTTGTATCGACGTTGCCACCATGAACGGCTCCAAGCGCATCCCCAACGACTTTGGCGTGACGCTGGGCGTATGGGGCATCAAATCTGGCCCTTACGTGGTTCTGCCTTTCTTTGGCCCCAGCACCGTTCGTGACGGTGTGGCACGCGGTACCAGCTTCCTGGAGGGCTTCTCGTCCACTGGCCCGATCATGGCCATCAAGGATGTACCCGTACGCAACAGCATCATGGGCCTGTGGGCTCTGGATGCCCGCGCTGGCGTACTGGATGCAGAAAAACTTGTTAACGACATCGCCCTTGACCGCTACAGCTTCATACGCGACGCTTACCTGCAACGACGTCACGCGATGGTGCAAGCGCGCCGCACCGGTGGCGACACCAGCCAGGATTTGCCTGACTACTCGGACGCAGACGAATAA
- a CDS encoding ABC transporter ATP-binding protein codes for MSAFKLDNVSKRFAPQSRGLKSLFSPPRSDAGFLAVDQVSLTIEHGEFFGLLGPNGAGKTTLISMLAGLTRPTSGQVSVCGYDVRTQYQKARQSLGVVPQEIVYDPFFTVRETLRLQSGYFGLKNNDDWIDEILANLALSDKADVNMRALSGGMKRRVLVAQALVHRPPVIILDEPTAGVDVDLRRTLWEFIIRLNQQGHTILLTTHYLEEAQALCGRLAMLKSGKIVALDTTQAIMERAGGHDLEDAFVRIMHNEGKMGVAL; via the coding sequence ATGTCCGCCTTCAAACTCGATAACGTCAGCAAACGCTTCGCTCCCCAAAGCCGGGGACTCAAAAGCCTGTTTTCCCCTCCCCGTTCCGATGCCGGTTTTCTGGCCGTCGATCAGGTCAGCCTGACTATCGAACATGGTGAATTTTTTGGCTTGCTCGGCCCCAACGGCGCTGGCAAAACAACCCTGATTTCCATGTTGGCCGGCCTGACCCGCCCCACCAGCGGCCAGGTCAGCGTCTGTGGTTACGATGTGCGCACCCAGTATCAGAAAGCCCGCCAATCGCTGGGCGTGGTGCCACAGGAAATTGTTTACGATCCCTTTTTCACCGTCCGTGAAACCCTGCGTCTGCAATCGGGCTACTTCGGCCTGAAAAACAATGACGACTGGATCGACGAAATTCTGGCCAATCTGGCCTTGAGCGACAAGGCCGATGTGAACATGCGCGCCTTGTCCGGCGGCATGAAGCGCCGCGTTCTGGTCGCCCAGGCGCTGGTGCACCGCCCCCCTGTCATTATTCTGGATGAACCCACTGCCGGTGTGGACGTGGACCTGCGCCGCACGCTGTGGGAATTCATCATTCGCCTGAATCAACAAGGCCACACCATCTTGCTGACCACCCACTATCTGGAAGAAGCCCAGGCCCTCTGTGGTCGCCTGGCCATGCTTAAAAGTGGCAAGATCGTCGCCCTGGATACCACGCAAGCCATTATGGAGCGCGCAGGCGGCCACGATCTGGAGGATGCATTTGTGCGCATCATGCACAACGAAGGAAAAATGGGAGTCGCCCTGTGA
- the mlaE gene encoding lipid asymmetry maintenance ABC transporter permease subunit MlaE, protein MNFITAPISALGAAIRNSIYGLGAFSRLFVALLARSSLLWRRPRLVSQQIHFIGNYSLLIIAVSGLFVGFVLGLQGYYTLNRYGSEEALGLLVALSLVRELGPVVTALLFAGRAGTSLTAEIGLMKAGEQIAAMEVMAVDPLRRLLVPRFWGGIIAMPILAAVFSMVGILGGYIVGVQMIGIDAGAFWSQMQNGVDVIDDVLNGVIKSLVFGLIVTLIALYMGWHAKATPEGVSRATTRTVVSGALAVLGTDFLLTALMFS, encoded by the coding sequence ATGAATTTCATCACCGCCCCGATTAGCGCGCTAGGCGCTGCGATACGCAACAGCATTTACGGCCTGGGTGCCTTCAGCCGCCTGTTCGTAGCCTTGCTGGCCCGCTCCTCCCTGCTATGGCGTCGCCCCCGCCTGGTTTCCCAGCAAATCCACTTTATTGGCAACTATTCGCTGCTGATCATTGCCGTTTCCGGCCTGTTCGTGGGTTTTGTGCTGGGCTTGCAAGGTTATTACACATTGAACCGCTATGGCTCCGAAGAAGCATTGGGCCTGCTGGTTGCCCTGTCCCTGGTACGCGAACTGGGGCCGGTTGTCACCGCCCTGCTGTTTGCAGGCCGGGCCGGTACTTCGTTAACGGCTGAAATCGGCCTGATGAAGGCCGGTGAACAGATTGCCGCCATGGAAGTCATGGCGGTAGACCCCTTGCGCCGCCTGCTGGTGCCGCGCTTTTGGGGCGGCATTATTGCCATGCCCATTCTGGCCGCCGTGTTCTCCATGGTCGGCATCTTGGGCGGCTATATCGTCGGCGTACAAATGATCGGCATTGATGCGGGCGCCTTCTGGTCGCAAATGCAAAACGGCGTCGATGTGATTGATGACGTACTCAACGGAGTGATCAAAAGCCTGGTATTTGGCCTGATCGTGACCTTGATTGCGTTGTATATGGGCTGGCACGCCAAGGCCACGCCCGAAGGCGTTTCTCGCGCGACCACACGCACGGTCGTCAGCGGCGCTTTGGCGGTATTGGGCACGGACTTCCTGCTCACCGCCCTTATGTTCAGTTAA
- a CDS encoding MlaC/ttg2D family ABC transporter substrate-binding protein, giving the protein MISRPALGGTALQSSPSRLISWILTACAVLALCLHAVAAQAQAADPKGEPNKFVESVGNQALHVVKESDAIRKGDRAAILAAVNENIMPYVNLEKTTRLSAGRYWRQANPEQRQKLVEAFKGTLVRTYSGALSRVDDKTQLTILPFRGDANADDVVVRSSLTQSNGGPVGVDYRLEKTPEGWKIYDLNVEGIWLIQNYRNQFAQQIEQGGIDGLIQALNKQNS; this is encoded by the coding sequence ATGATTTCCCGTCCCGCCTTGGGCGGGACTGCTTTGCAGTCCTCTCCCTCTCGCCTGATTTCCTGGATCCTGACCGCCTGTGCAGTGCTGGCCTTGTGTTTGCATGCGGTGGCCGCGCAAGCCCAAGCCGCTGACCCGAAAGGCGAGCCCAACAAATTTGTTGAATCGGTCGGTAATCAGGCATTGCACGTGGTCAAGGAAAGCGACGCCATCCGCAAGGGTGACCGCGCTGCCATCCTGGCTGCCGTGAACGAAAACATCATGCCTTACGTGAACCTGGAAAAGACGACACGTCTGTCCGCGGGCCGCTACTGGCGTCAAGCCAACCCCGAACAGCGTCAGAAACTGGTCGAAGCGTTCAAGGGAACCTTGGTTCGCACCTACAGTGGTGCCTTGTCCCGTGTGGATGACAAGACCCAGCTGACCATTCTGCCTTTCCGTGGCGATGCCAATGCGGACGACGTGGTGGTGCGCTCCTCGCTGACCCAGTCCAACGGTGGCCCGGTTGGCGTGGATTACCGCCTGGAAAAAACACCGGAAGGCTGGAAAATCTACGACTTGAACGTGGAAGGTATCTGGCTGATTCAAAACTACCGCAACCAGTTTGCCCAGCAAATTGAGCAAGGTGGTATTGATGGCCTGATTCAGGCACTGAACAAGCAAAACAGCTAA
- a CDS encoding ABC transporter permease — protein sequence MGSGFPTLLRKELMRFWKVGFQTIAAPVLTALMYLLIFAHVLEGRVTVYDSVPYTAFLIPGLMMMSMLQNAFANPSSSLIQSRITGNLVFILLPPLSHREIFAAYLLASIARGVCVGLCVWLVSLFFVSLPVSKPLWVLVFAILSCGIMGTLGLIAGLWSEKFDQLAAFQNFLIMPATFLSGVFYSIHSLPPFWQTVSHWNPLLYTIDGFRYGFFAASDISPWFSLTVVASVFVALCLISLRLLASGYKLRN from the coding sequence ATGGGGTCGGGCTTTCCTACGCTGCTGCGCAAAGAGCTGATGCGTTTCTGGAAAGTGGGCTTTCAGACCATTGCGGCGCCTGTACTGACGGCGCTGATGTATTTGCTGATTTTCGCCCACGTGCTGGAAGGCCGCGTCACGGTATACGACTCCGTGCCCTACACGGCCTTCCTGATTCCGGGCCTGATGATGATGAGCATGTTGCAAAACGCTTTTGCGAACCCGTCTTCATCACTGATTCAAAGCCGCATTACGGGCAATCTGGTCTTTATCCTGCTGCCACCGCTCTCGCACCGCGAAATCTTCGCCGCCTATCTGCTGGCGTCCATCGCCCGCGGCGTCTGTGTGGGCCTCTGTGTCTGGCTGGTGTCCCTGTTCTTCGTGTCCCTGCCTGTGTCCAAGCCTTTGTGGGTATTGGTCTTTGCCATCCTGTCTTGCGGCATCATGGGCACCCTGGGTCTGATCGCCGGACTGTGGTCCGAGAAATTCGACCAGTTGGCCGCGTTCCAGAACTTCCTGATCATGCCCGCGACCTTTCTGTCGGGTGTGTTCTATTCGATTCATAGCCTGCCGCCGTTTTGGCAAACTGTTTCACACTGGAATCCGTTGCTCTATACCATTGACGGGTTCCGCTACGGTTTTTTTGCCGCCTCGGATATTTCTCCCTGGTTCAGCCTGACCGTTGTCGCCAGCGTCTTTGTTGCGCTGTGTCTGATTTCGCTACGCCTGCTTGCCTCAGGCTATAAATTACGGAATTGA
- a CDS encoding ABC transporter ATP-binding protein has translation MAVNTDQAVLNLDSASLGYGTFTVLADVSMTVQKGQVVAMMGGSGSGKTTLLRAATGQIRAQKGTVTVFGQDLAKLDGEALRQARQRMGVLFQQGALFTDLNVFENVAFPLRELTNDSEAAIQDRVLDKLDAVGLRAAAHLGVNEISGGMARRVALARAIVLEPELILYDEPFAGLDPISMGITAQLIRDLTDRLNCASVLITHDVAESFAIADQVYIVGQGRLLTQGTPTELRASKDPYVQQFLRGEPDGPIAFNYPVTPAFEAWLQNRTTRS, from the coding sequence ATGGCTGTAAATACTGACCAAGCCGTACTAAATCTGGACTCAGCCTCGCTGGGCTACGGTACCTTTACCGTGCTCGCGGACGTGTCCATGACCGTTCAGAAAGGCCAGGTTGTCGCCATGATGGGGGGGTCAGGTTCCGGAAAAACAACACTTCTACGTGCTGCAACCGGACAAATCCGTGCTCAGAAAGGGACTGTTACGGTTTTTGGCCAGGACCTGGCCAAGCTGGACGGCGAGGCCTTGCGCCAGGCACGTCAACGTATGGGCGTGTTGTTTCAGCAAGGTGCCCTGTTTACCGATCTGAACGTATTTGAAAACGTGGCTTTCCCCCTGCGGGAGCTGACGAACGACTCCGAAGCCGCCATTCAGGACCGTGTGCTGGACAAGCTGGACGCAGTTGGCCTGCGCGCCGCCGCCCATTTGGGGGTGAATGAAATTTCCGGCGGTATGGCTCGCCGGGTGGCTCTGGCCCGCGCCATTGTGCTGGAACCCGAGCTGATTCTGTACGACGAACCCTTTGCCGGTCTGGACCCCATTTCCATGGGCATTACCGCGCAGCTGATTCGCGACCTGACCGACCGCCTAAACTGCGCGTCGGTGCTGATTACGCACGATGTGGCCGAATCCTTTGCGATTGCCGACCAGGTCTATATTGTTGGTCAGGGACGTTTGCTGACCCAAGGTACGCCCACCGAGCTGCGCGCTTCCAAGGATCCTTATGTGCAGCAGTTCCTGCGTGGCGAGCCCGACGGCCCTATCGCCTTTAACTATCCCGTCACCCCGGCTTTTGAAGCCTGGCTCCAGAATCGGACGACGCGCTCATGA
- a CDS encoding chromate transporter → MITILLQLMRVFAPLSFLTIGGGQSIIPEIHRQSVEIHGWLSNQEFLDLFALSRLTPGPKSLLVTLVGWKAAGWAGALAASIAIFLPSALLIYYLATIWKRYEGTRIIRAIEIGLLPIAAGMILAASGTILKAAQGGLWAWGTALACTAILLLSRINPLWLLAGGGLLFALIQPAI, encoded by the coding sequence ATGATCACGATTTTGCTCCAGCTCATGCGAGTGTTCGCGCCCTTGTCGTTTCTGACTATAGGTGGCGGGCAAAGCATCATCCCGGAGATTCACCGGCAATCGGTGGAAATCCATGGCTGGCTCAGCAATCAGGAGTTTCTGGATCTGTTCGCCCTGTCGCGCCTGACACCCGGCCCAAAATCCTTGCTGGTCACCCTGGTGGGCTGGAAAGCGGCTGGCTGGGCCGGTGCCCTGGCCGCATCCATCGCCATTTTCCTGCCCTCTGCCCTGCTGATCTATTACCTGGCGACGATATGGAAGCGCTATGAAGGCACGCGCATCATCCGCGCCATTGAGATTGGTCTGCTGCCCATTGCCGCCGGCATGATCCTGGCCGCCAGCGGCACAATCCTGAAAGCGGCCCAAGGTGGCCTGTGGGCCTGGGGCACGGCGCTGGCCTGTACGGCCATTCTGCTACTTAGTCGCATCAACCCTTTATGGTTGCTGGCAGGCGGCGGACTGCTGTTCGCCTTGATACAACCGGCTATCTAA
- a CDS encoding BolA family protein, translating to MLPTPEQVHQYIADNLPCEHLQVQGDGSHFEALIVSAAFEGKRLIARHQLVYKALGDRMKAEIHALSMRTLTPDEYKANPNG from the coding sequence ATGTTGCCGACCCCCGAACAAGTTCACCAATACATTGCCGACAACCTGCCCTGTGAACACTTGCAAGTGCAAGGCGATGGTTCGCACTTTGAGGCCCTGATCGTCAGCGCCGCCTTTGAAGGCAAACGCCTGATTGCCCGTCACCAACTGGTCTACAAGGCCCTGGGCGACCGGATGAAAGCTGAAATCCACGCCCTGTCCATGCGCACGCTTACCCCCGACGAATACAAGGCCAATCCGAATGGATAA